The Deltaproteobacteria bacterium DNA window ATCCTCGCGCGGCAGCGCCGCGAGGAGGGCGTGCAGGACGGTGAGCCCGCCGACGCCCGAGTCGAAGATCCCGATCGCGTCGTCCCTGCTGGCCATGCCCGGGCGTCTTATCCCCCACCGCACCGTCCGCCTCAAGCTACCCAACCGTCGACGACCCGCCAGAGCGCGGCCCGTCCCTCGCCCGTGCGCGCGGAGAAGCCGATCAGCGGGACCGTGCCCCCGAGCCGCCGGCCGGCGGCCGCGAGCGCGCGCCGCGCCTCCTCGCGCCCGAGCTTGTCGAGCTTGGTCGCGGCCACGGCGGCGGCCTTTCCGAGCGCCGCGAGATACGCGAGCAGCTCCTCCTCCGCGGCCGCGATGCCGCGCCGCGCGTCGACCACGAGCAGCACCCCGCGCAGGGTGGGCCGCTCGCGGAGGTAGGTCTCGACCAGCGGCTTCCACGCGCGCCGCTCCGCCTCGGGGCCAACCGCGAACCCGTAGCCCGGCAGGTCCACCAGCACCAGCCGCGCGTCCAGCGCGAAGAAATTGAGCTGGCGGGTCCGCCCCGGCGTGCGGCTCGTGCGCGCGAGGCCACGCCGGCCGACGAGCGCGTTGATGAGCGCGGACTTGCCGACGTTCGAGCGCCCCGCGATCGCGACCTCCGGGGGACCGGGCGGCGGCCCGCCGCCGGGAGTGGCCGCGGCGCCGAGGAAGCGCGCCGCGATGACCTTCATGGCGCGCCGCCGCTCAGCCCGCGGCGCGCTTCTCCGGCATCGGCGCGAGCCCGAGCGCGCGGTTCACCGCGCGCACCTGGGTGATGTAGGTCTCGCGGATCGCGCCCTTCTGCAGCGCCTCGACCAGCGCCTGCTGCTTCTGCTTGCTCGACTGCGTGAAGGTGAGCAGCGTCTTCCCGTCGGAGGTGGACGTGAACCTGTAGTCGGAGTCGATGTCGGCCAGCTTGAAGTCGATCGTGCGGCTCGTGATGCGGTGCTCCTCGGGATAGACGGTGTACTCGGTCACCAGGTCCTGCACCTTGAACCCCGGCGGCAGGATGTCGAGCGTCCCGATCACCTCGACCCGCTTGGTGTTGCCGCTCTCGCTCCCCTCGACGATCTCGGACTTCATCACGTTCTCGGGTGCGAATTCCTTCACGCGCTCGGGGTGCTGGAAGGCGTCGAACACCTTGTCGAGCGGTGCGTCGAACCTCGAGACGAACTTCACGTGCCAGGTGTCGCCCGTCTTCTCCATGCTCTCGCTGACGATCTCCTTCGCCGCACCGGTGGCCGCCTGCTGGATCTGCCGGTACTTCACGAACACGTAGGCCAGGGCGACGAGCACGACGATCCCGACGACGGCGAGGATAGCTTTCATGGAACGGCCTCTTAGCCGAACCCGCTCCGGCGATACAAGGTCGGTCAGCCGCTGGGGAGAAGGAGACGGAGGACCGTCCAGATGATGCGCAGCGTGTCCCGGCCGGGGCGGAAGTGGCTCACCCGCTCGGCCACCGGCGGGTAATAGACCTCGACCGGGACCCCGAGGAGTGGCATGCCGCAGCGCGCCGCGCGCAGCAGGACCTCGGTCTCGAAGTCGTAGC harbors:
- the ysxC gene encoding ribosome biogenesis GTP-binding protein YsxC, whose protein sequence is MKVIAARFLGAAATPGGGPPPGPPEVAIAGRSNVGKSALINALVGRRGLARTSRTPGRTRQLNFFALDARLVLVDLPGYGFAVGPEAERRAWKPLVETYLRERPTLRGVLLVVDARRGIAAAEEELLAYLAALGKAAAVAATKLDKLGREEARRALAAAGRRLGGTVPLIGFSARTGEGRAALWRVVDGWVA
- a CDS encoding SRPBCC family protein; protein product: MKAILAVVGIVVLVALAYVFVKYRQIQQAATGAAKEIVSESMEKTGDTWHVKFVSRFDAPLDKVFDAFQHPERVKEFAPENVMKSEIVEGSESGNTKRVEVIGTLDILPPGFKVQDLVTEYTVYPEEHRITSRTIDFKLADIDSDYRFTSTSDGKTLLTFTQSSKQKQQALVEALQKGAIRETYITQVRAVNRALGLAPMPEKRAAG